A genomic region of Saccopteryx bilineata isolate mSacBil1 chromosome 1, mSacBil1_pri_phased_curated, whole genome shotgun sequence contains the following coding sequences:
- the SPSB2 gene encoding SPRY domain-containing SOCS box protein 2 isoform X2, whose protein sequence is MGQTALAGGISSTPTPQVPYPDHCCPEGLEELLSAPTDLGAQRRHGWNPKDCSENIEVKEGGLCFERRPVAQSTDGARGKRGYSRGLHAWEISWPREQRGTHAVVGVATALAPLRADHYAALLGSNSESWGWDIGRGRLYHQSMGPGAPQYPVRPQGEQLEVPEKLLVVLDMEEGTLGYAIGGTYLGPAFHGLKGRTLYPAVSAVWGQCQVRISYLGERRAEPHSLRHLSRLCLRQVLGATRLGQVSALPLPPAMKRYVLYQ, encoded by the exons ATGGGCCAGACGGCTCTGGCAGGGGGCATCAGCAGCACCCCTACCCCACAGGTCCCGTACCCTGACCACTGCTGTCCCGAAGGCCTGGAGGAACTGCTTTCTGCTCCTACTGACCTGGGGGCCCAGCGGCGTCACGGATGGAACCCCAAGGACTGCTCAGAGAACATAGAGGTCAAGGAAGGGGGATTGTGCTTTGAGCGGCGGCCCGTAGCACAGAGCACTGATGGGGCCCGGGGTAAGAGGGGCTACTCGCGGGGCCTGCACGCCTGGGAAATCAGCTGGCCCCGGGAGCAAAGGGGCACCCACGCCGTGGTGGGTGTGGCCACGGCCCTCGCCCCGCTGCGGGCTGACCACTATGCCGCGCTGCTGGGCAGCAACAGCGAGTCGTGGGGCTGGGACATTGGACGGGGAAGACTGTACCATCAGAGCATGGGGCCCGGGGCCCCCCAATATCCAGTCAGACCTCAGGGTGAGCAGCTGGAGGTGCCAGAGAAGCTGCTGGTGGTTCTGGACATGGAGGAGGGAACTCTGGGCTACGCTATTGGGGGCACCTACTTGGGGCCAGCCTTCCATGGACTGAAGGGCAGGACCCTTTATCCGGCAGTAAGCGCTGTTTGGGGCCAGTGCCAGGTCCGCATCAGCTACCTGGGCGAAAGGAGAG cGGAGCCACACTCCCTTCGGCACTTGAGCCGACTATGCCTGCGCCAAGTACTGGGGGCTACCCGGCTGGGCCAGGTATCTGCCCTGCCCTTGCCGCCTGCCATGAAGCGCTACGTGCTCTACCAGTGA
- the SPSB2 gene encoding SPRY domain-containing SOCS box protein 2 isoform X1 gives MCLDQASPGFRTGDLSISRSTLYPLRHHSSSQVSPEPERNLQNKRDAPARLFRGLLQLLTSMGQTALAGGISSTPTPQVPYPDHCCPEGLEELLSAPTDLGAQRRHGWNPKDCSENIEVKEGGLCFERRPVAQSTDGARGKRGYSRGLHAWEISWPREQRGTHAVVGVATALAPLRADHYAALLGSNSESWGWDIGRGRLYHQSMGPGAPQYPVRPQGEQLEVPEKLLVVLDMEEGTLGYAIGGTYLGPAFHGLKGRTLYPAVSAVWGQCQVRISYLGERRAEPHSLRHLSRLCLRQVLGATRLGQVSALPLPPAMKRYVLYQ, from the exons atgtgccttgaccaggcaagcccagggtttcgaaccggcgacctcagcatttccaggtcgacgctttacccactgcgccaccacag ctcctcccaGGTCAGTCCCGAACCGGAGCGCAACTTGCAGAATAAAAGAGACGCCCCAGCAAGACTCTTTCGGGGACTCCTCCAGCTTCTCACCTCCATGGGCCAGACGGCTCTGGCAGGGGGCATCAGCAGCACCCCTACCCCACAGGTCCCGTACCCTGACCACTGCTGTCCCGAAGGCCTGGAGGAACTGCTTTCTGCTCCTACTGACCTGGGGGCCCAGCGGCGTCACGGATGGAACCCCAAGGACTGCTCAGAGAACATAGAGGTCAAGGAAGGGGGATTGTGCTTTGAGCGGCGGCCCGTAGCACAGAGCACTGATGGGGCCCGGGGTAAGAGGGGCTACTCGCGGGGCCTGCACGCCTGGGAAATCAGCTGGCCCCGGGAGCAAAGGGGCACCCACGCCGTGGTGGGTGTGGCCACGGCCCTCGCCCCGCTGCGGGCTGACCACTATGCCGCGCTGCTGGGCAGCAACAGCGAGTCGTGGGGCTGGGACATTGGACGGGGAAGACTGTACCATCAGAGCATGGGGCCCGGGGCCCCCCAATATCCAGTCAGACCTCAGGGTGAGCAGCTGGAGGTGCCAGAGAAGCTGCTGGTGGTTCTGGACATGGAGGAGGGAACTCTGGGCTACGCTATTGGGGGCACCTACTTGGGGCCAGCCTTCCATGGACTGAAGGGCAGGACCCTTTATCCGGCAGTAAGCGCTGTTTGGGGCCAGTGCCAGGTCCGCATCAGCTACCTGGGCGAAAGGAGAG cGGAGCCACACTCCCTTCGGCACTTGAGCCGACTATGCCTGCGCCAAGTACTGGGGGCTACCCGGCTGGGCCAGGTATCTGCCCTGCCCTTGCCGCCTGCCATGAAGCGCTACGTGCTCTACCAGTGA